From one Cucurbita pepo subsp. pepo cultivar mu-cu-16 chromosome LG17, ASM280686v2, whole genome shotgun sequence genomic stretch:
- the LOC111778861 gene encoding vacuole membrane protein KMS1-like isoform X2 — protein sequence MGTGEEAASLAAHDSEVSISELCRKHKQDLDNLTLVNQPFKTLKFFTLGVLQYAGILVLTIEGPHEKHVEEIVKYFDYGLWWVILGVASSIGLGSGLHTFVLYLGPHIGFFTIKAVQCGRVDLKSAVYDTIQLKRGPSWLEKDCSEFGPPVFTSQVPLSSILPMVQIEAILWGIGTSLGELPPYFISRAARLSGGRSEAMEELDASSRETDGLISTYLNRIKRWFLSHAQHLNFLTILLLASIPNPLFDLAGIMCGQFGVPFWEFFFATLVGKAIIKTHIQTIFIIAVCNNQLLDWIENELLWILSFVPGFSSILPGLVAKLNAVKSKYLKAPSQVAANAKAKKWDFSVSSIWNTIVWLMIMNFSIKIMTSTAQRYLKKQQDEELAAMTDKVSASACSN from the exons AATTATGTCGGAAGCACAAACAAGATCTTGACAATTTGACATTGGTTAATCAACCATTCAAAACATTGAAGTTTTTCACTTTGGGTGTTCTTCAATATG CTGGAATTCTGGTTTTGACAATTGAAGGGCCACATGAGAAG CATGTGGAGGAGATTGTAAAATACTTTGACTACGGATTGTGGTGGGTGATCCTAGGAGTTGCATCATCAATTGGACTTG GGTCTGGCCTGCATACTTTTGTTCTTTATCTGGGGCCTCATATTGGGTTTTTCACGATAAAGGCGGTGCAGTGTGGGCGAGTGGACTTGAAGAGTGCTGTTTATGACACaatacaattgaaaagaggTCCATCATGGCTTGAGAAGGATTGCTCAGAATTTGGACCTCCAGTTTTCACATCACAAGTCCCCCTCAGTAGCATATTGCCCATGGTTCAGATAGAGGCAATTCTCTGGGGTATTGGGACTTCCTTAGGAGAGCTTCCTCCTTACTTCATCTCAAGGGCGG CACGCCTCTCTGGTGGCAGATCAGAAGCAATGGAAGAACTAGATGCCTCTTCAAGGGAAACTGATGGACTCATTTCAACATATTTAAACAGAATCAAGCGATGGTTCCTTTCACATGCTCAACATTTAAATTTCCTTACTATTCTACTGCTTGCTTCG ATTCCAAATCCTCTGTTCGACTTAGCTGGCATTATGTGTGGACAATTTGGAGTTCCTTTCTGGGAATTCTTTTTTGCTACGCTGGTTGGAAAAGCTATTATTAAAACTCACATTCAG ACCATTTTCATCATTGCTGTTTGCAACAATCAGCTTCTTGATTGGATAGAAAACGAATTATTATGGATACTCAGCTTTGTGCCTGGATTTTCATCTATCTTGCCCGGGCTGGTTGCCAAGCTCAACGCAGTTAAATCTAAGTATCTGAAAGCACCATCTCAAGTCGCGGCTAATGCCAAG GCCAAGAAATGGGACTTTTCGGTTTCCTCCATCTGGAACACTATAGTATGGCTCATGATCATGAACTTCTCTATCAAGATTATGACTTCAACTGCCCAAAGGTACTTGAAGAAACAGCAAGACGAGGAGCTGGCCGCCATGACCGACAAAGTCTCTGCATCAGCATGCTCGAATTAA
- the LOC111778861 gene encoding vacuole membrane protein KMS1-like isoform X3: MHVEEIVKYFDYGLWWVILGVASSIGLGSGLHTFVLYLGPHIGFFTIKAVQCGRVDLKSAVYDTIQLKRGPSWLEKDCSEFGPPVFTSQVPLSSILPMVQIEAILWGIGTSLGELPPYFISRAARLSGGRSEAMEELDASSRETDGLISTYLNRIKRWFLSHAQHLNFLTILLLASIPNPLFDLAGIMCGQFGVPFWEFFFATLVGKAIIKTHIQTIFIIAVCNNQLLDWIENELLWILSFVPGFSSILPGLVAKLNAVKSKYLKAPSQVAANAKAKKWDFSVSSIWNTIVWLMIMNFSIKIMTSTAQRYLKKQQDEELAAMTDKVSASACSN, encoded by the exons ATG CATGTGGAGGAGATTGTAAAATACTTTGACTACGGATTGTGGTGGGTGATCCTAGGAGTTGCATCATCAATTGGACTTG GGTCTGGCCTGCATACTTTTGTTCTTTATCTGGGGCCTCATATTGGGTTTTTCACGATAAAGGCGGTGCAGTGTGGGCGAGTGGACTTGAAGAGTGCTGTTTATGACACaatacaattgaaaagaggTCCATCATGGCTTGAGAAGGATTGCTCAGAATTTGGACCTCCAGTTTTCACATCACAAGTCCCCCTCAGTAGCATATTGCCCATGGTTCAGATAGAGGCAATTCTCTGGGGTATTGGGACTTCCTTAGGAGAGCTTCCTCCTTACTTCATCTCAAGGGCGG CACGCCTCTCTGGTGGCAGATCAGAAGCAATGGAAGAACTAGATGCCTCTTCAAGGGAAACTGATGGACTCATTTCAACATATTTAAACAGAATCAAGCGATGGTTCCTTTCACATGCTCAACATTTAAATTTCCTTACTATTCTACTGCTTGCTTCG ATTCCAAATCCTCTGTTCGACTTAGCTGGCATTATGTGTGGACAATTTGGAGTTCCTTTCTGGGAATTCTTTTTTGCTACGCTGGTTGGAAAAGCTATTATTAAAACTCACATTCAG ACCATTTTCATCATTGCTGTTTGCAACAATCAGCTTCTTGATTGGATAGAAAACGAATTATTATGGATACTCAGCTTTGTGCCTGGATTTTCATCTATCTTGCCCGGGCTGGTTGCCAAGCTCAACGCAGTTAAATCTAAGTATCTGAAAGCACCATCTCAAGTCGCGGCTAATGCCAAG GCCAAGAAATGGGACTTTTCGGTTTCCTCCATCTGGAACACTATAGTATGGCTCATGATCATGAACTTCTCTATCAAGATTATGACTTCAACTGCCCAAAGGTACTTGAAGAAACAGCAAGACGAGGAGCTGGCCGCCATGACCGACAAAGTCTCTGCATCAGCATGCTCGAATTAA
- the LOC111778861 gene encoding vacuole membrane protein KMS1-like isoform X1, producing the protein MGTGEEAASLAAHDSEVSISELCRKHKQDLDNLTLVNQPFKTLKFFTLGVLQYGKHSIAYILAKGGWLLLLNLIIGAAGILVLTIEGPHEKHVEEIVKYFDYGLWWVILGVASSIGLGSGLHTFVLYLGPHIGFFTIKAVQCGRVDLKSAVYDTIQLKRGPSWLEKDCSEFGPPVFTSQVPLSSILPMVQIEAILWGIGTSLGELPPYFISRAARLSGGRSEAMEELDASSRETDGLISTYLNRIKRWFLSHAQHLNFLTILLLASIPNPLFDLAGIMCGQFGVPFWEFFFATLVGKAIIKTHIQTIFIIAVCNNQLLDWIENELLWILSFVPGFSSILPGLVAKLNAVKSKYLKAPSQVAANAKAKKWDFSVSSIWNTIVWLMIMNFSIKIMTSTAQRYLKKQQDEELAAMTDKVSASACSN; encoded by the exons AATTATGTCGGAAGCACAAACAAGATCTTGACAATTTGACATTGGTTAATCAACCATTCAAAACATTGAAGTTTTTCACTTTGGGTGTTCTTCAATATGGTAAACACTCGATAGCTTACATTTTAGCTAAAGGTGGTTGGCTTTTGCTTTTAAACTTGATTATTGGGGCAGCTGGAATTCTGGTTTTGACAATTGAAGGGCCACATGAGAAG CATGTGGAGGAGATTGTAAAATACTTTGACTACGGATTGTGGTGGGTGATCCTAGGAGTTGCATCATCAATTGGACTTG GGTCTGGCCTGCATACTTTTGTTCTTTATCTGGGGCCTCATATTGGGTTTTTCACGATAAAGGCGGTGCAGTGTGGGCGAGTGGACTTGAAGAGTGCTGTTTATGACACaatacaattgaaaagaggTCCATCATGGCTTGAGAAGGATTGCTCAGAATTTGGACCTCCAGTTTTCACATCACAAGTCCCCCTCAGTAGCATATTGCCCATGGTTCAGATAGAGGCAATTCTCTGGGGTATTGGGACTTCCTTAGGAGAGCTTCCTCCTTACTTCATCTCAAGGGCGG CACGCCTCTCTGGTGGCAGATCAGAAGCAATGGAAGAACTAGATGCCTCTTCAAGGGAAACTGATGGACTCATTTCAACATATTTAAACAGAATCAAGCGATGGTTCCTTTCACATGCTCAACATTTAAATTTCCTTACTATTCTACTGCTTGCTTCG ATTCCAAATCCTCTGTTCGACTTAGCTGGCATTATGTGTGGACAATTTGGAGTTCCTTTCTGGGAATTCTTTTTTGCTACGCTGGTTGGAAAAGCTATTATTAAAACTCACATTCAG ACCATTTTCATCATTGCTGTTTGCAACAATCAGCTTCTTGATTGGATAGAAAACGAATTATTATGGATACTCAGCTTTGTGCCTGGATTTTCATCTATCTTGCCCGGGCTGGTTGCCAAGCTCAACGCAGTTAAATCTAAGTATCTGAAAGCACCATCTCAAGTCGCGGCTAATGCCAAG GCCAAGAAATGGGACTTTTCGGTTTCCTCCATCTGGAACACTATAGTATGGCTCATGATCATGAACTTCTCTATCAAGATTATGACTTCAACTGCCCAAAGGTACTTGAAGAAACAGCAAGACGAGGAGCTGGCCGCCATGACCGACAAAGTCTCTGCATCAGCATGCTCGAATTAA